The following coding sequences are from one Muntiacus reevesi chromosome 17, mMunRee1.1, whole genome shotgun sequence window:
- the RANBP6 gene encoding ran-binding protein 6 isoform X3, protein MAASGSAGVPATVSGKQEFYQLLKNLINPSCMVRRQAEEIYENIPGSSSKGEGSSLYYTWTDGYRFCT, encoded by the exons ATGGCGGCGTCCGGGTCTGCCGGAGTACCGGCGACCGTGTCGGGAAAGCAAGAGTTTTACCAGCTTCTGAAGAACCTGATCAATCCAAGCTGTATGGTGCGGCGGCAGGCAGAGGAAATCTATGAAAATATCCCAG gATCCTCATCCAAGGGTGAGGGCAGCAGCCTGTACTACACTTGGACAGATGGCTACAGATTTTGCACCTAA
- the RANBP6 gene encoding ran-binding protein 6 isoform X1 — MAASGSAGVPATVSGKQEFYQLLKNLINPSCMVRRQAEEIYENIPGLCKTTFLLDAVRNRRAGYEVRQMAAALLRRLLSSGFEEVYPNLPSDVQRDVKIELILAVKLETHASMRKKLCDIFAVLARNLIDEDGTNHWPEGLKFLVDSIYSKNVVLWEVALHVFWHFPGIFGNQERHDLDIIKRLLDQCIQDQEHPAIRTLSARAAAAFVLANENNIGLFKDFADLLPGILQAVNDSCYQDDDSVLESLVEIADTVPKYLGPYLEDTLQLSLKLCGDSRLSNLQRQLALEVIVTLSETATPMLKKHTNIIAQAVPHILAMMVDLQDDEDWVNADEMEEDDFDSNAVAAESALDRLACGLGGKLVLPMTKEHIMQMLQSPDWKYRHAGLMALSAIGEGCHQQMESILDETVNSVLLFLQDPHPRVRAAACTTLGQMATDFAPNFQKKFHETVIAALLRTMENQGNQRVQSHAASALIIFIEDCPKSLLVLYLDSMVRNLHSILVIKLQELIRNGTKLALEQLVTTIASVADTIEEKFVPYYDIFMPSLKHTVELAVQKELKLLKGKTIECISHVGLAVGKEKFMQDASNVMQLLLKTQSDLNNMEDDDPQTSYMVSAWARMCKILGSDFQQYLPLVIEPLIKTASAKPDVALLDTQDVENMSDDDGWQFVNLGDQQSFGIKTSGLEAKATACQMLVYYAKELREGFVDYTEQVVKLMVPLLKFYFHDNVRVAAAESLPFLLECARIRGPEYLAQMWQYICDPLIKAIGTEPDTDVLSEIMNSFAKSIEVMGDGCLNDEHLEELGEILKAKLEGHFKNQELRQVKRQEENYDQQVEMSLQDEDECDVYILTKVSDILHSLFSTYKEKILPWFEQLLPLIVNLICSNRPWPDRQWGLCIFDDIIEHCSPTSFKYVEYFRWPMLLNMRDNNPEVRQAAAYGLGVMAQFGGDDYRSLCSEAVPLLVKVIKCANSKTKKNVIATENCISAVGKILRFKPNCVNVDEVLPHWLSWLPLHEDKEEAIQTLSFLCDLIESNHPIVLGPNNSNLPKIISIIAEGKINETINYEDPCAKRLANVVRQVQTSEELWLECISHLDDEQQEALQELLNFA; from the coding sequence ATGGCGGCGTCCGGGTCTGCCGGAGTACCGGCGACCGTGTCGGGAAAGCAAGAGTTTTACCAGCTTCTGAAGAACCTGATCAATCCAAGCTGTATGGTGCGGCGGCAGGCAGAGGAAATCTATGAAAATATCCCAGGTCTGTGTAAGACTACATTCCTCTTAGATGCCGTCAGAAATAGAAGAGCGGGTTATGAGGTGAGACAAATGGCTGCCGCCCTGCTACGACGGCTTTTGTCCTCTGGGTTTGAGGAAGTCTATCCAAATCTGCCTTCTGATGTTCAGAGGGACGTCAAGATTGAACTGATACTGGCTGTTAAGTTAGAAACACATGCTAGTATGAGGAAAAAACTTTGTGACATTTTTGCAGTGCTGGCCAGAAATTTGATAGATGAGGATGGCACTAACCACTGGCCTGAAGGTCTGAAGTTCCTTGTTGATTCAATCTACTCTAAAAATGTGGTTCTATGGGAAGTTGCACTTCACGTTTTCTGGCACTTTCCGGGGATTTTTGGGAACCAGGAGCGGCACGATTTGGATATCATCAAACGGTTGTTGGACCAGTGTATTCAAGATCAAGAACATCCAGCAATCAGGACATTATCTGCTAGAGCTGCAGCTGCATTTGTACTTGCTAATGAGAATAATATTGGTCTTTTCAAAGACTTTGCAGACTTGCTTCCTGGAATCTTACAGGCTGTGAATGATTCATGCTACCAGGATGATGATTCAGTGCTAGAATCCCTTGTGGAGATTGCAGATACTGTACCTAAATATTTGGGTCCTTATTTAGAAGATACTCTGCAACTGAGTCTAAAGTTATGTGGAGACTCTAGACTTAGTAATCTGCAACGCCAGCTGGCACTTGAAGTAATAGTGACCTTGTCTGAAACTGCCACCCCAATGTtgaaaaaacatacaaatattaTTGCACAGGCAGTTCCTCATATATTAGCAATGATGGTTGATCTACAAGATGACGAGGACTGGGTAAATGCTGATGAAATGGAAGAAGATGATTTTGACAGCAATGCAGTTGCTGCTGAGAGTGCATTAGACAGACTGGCTTGTGGGCTCGGTGGAAAACTTGTTTTACCAATGACTAAGGAGCATATCATGCAGATGCTACAGAGCCCTGACTGGAAATACCGACATGCTGGATTAATGGCCTTATCTGCTATTGGAGAAGGATGCCATCAGCAAATGGAATCAATTTTAGATGAAACAGTTAactctgttttgctttttcttcaggATCCTCATCCAAGGGTGAGGGCAGCAGCCTGTACTACACTTGGACAGATGGCTACAGATTTTGCACCTAACTTCCAAAAGAAATTCCATGAAACTGTGATTGCAGCTCTGTTGCGTACTATGGAAAATCAAGGTAATCAGCGTGTACAGTCACATGCAGCTTCTgcacttattatttttattgaagactGCCCCAAATCATTGCTGGTTCTATATTTGGATAGTATGGTAAGAAATCTACATTCCATCTTGGTGATTAAACTTCAAGAGTTGATTCGAAATGGAACTAAGTTGGCCTTAGAACAGCTTGTGACAACCATTGCCTCAGTTGCAGATACAATAGAAGAAAAATTTGTACCATACTATGATATATTTATGCCCTCACTAAAGCATACTGTTGAGCTTGCTGTTCAAAAGGAACTCAAACTTCTGAAAGGAAAGACTATTGAATGCATTAGCCATGTTGGTCTTGCTGTTGGTAAGGAAAAATTTATGCAAGATGCATCAAATGTGATGCAGTTATTGTTGAAGACACAATCAGACTTAAATAATATGGAAGATGATGACCCTCAGACCTCTTACATGGTTTCAGCATGGGCTAGAATGTGTAAAATTCTTGGAAGTGATTTTCAACAGTACCTTCCACTGGTTATTGAGCCTCTTATTAAGACTGCTTCAGCTAAACCTGACGTTGCTCTCTTAGACACACAAGACGTGGAGAATATGAGTGATGATGATGGATGGCAATTTGTAAATCTTGGAGACCAGCAAAGTTTTGGAATTAAAACTTCAGGACTTGAAGCAAAAGCAACTGCTTGCCAGATGTTGGTTTATTATGCTAAGGAGTTAAGAGAAGGATTTGTGGACTATACAGAACAAGTTGTAAAACTGATGGTTCctttattgaaattttatttccatgACAATGTTCGAGTGGCAGCTGCAGAGTCCTTGCCTTTTCTCCTGGAATGTGCAAGAATTCGTGGGCCAGAGTACCTTGCACAGATGTGGCAATACATATGTGATCCCTTAATCAAGGCTATTGGGACGGAACCTGATACAGATGTACTCTCAGAAATAATGAATTCTTTTGCAAAATCCATTGAAGTAATGGGAGATGGGTGCCTTAATGATGAACACTTGGAAGAACTGGGAGAAATACTGAAAGCAAAACTTGAAGGGCACTTTAAAAACCAAGAACTAAGACAGGTTAAAAGACaggaagaaaactatgatcaaCAGGTTGAAATGTCTCTGCAAGATGAGGATGAATGTGATGTTTATATTCTGACCAAAGTATCAGATATTTTGCACTCATTATTTAGTACTTACAAGGAAAAGATTTTACCGTGGTTTGAACAGCTACTTCCATTAATTGTAAATCTAATTTGTTCTAATAGGCCATGGCCAGACAGACAGTGGGGATTGTGCATATTTGATGATATCATAGAGCACTGCAGTCCAACCTCATTTAAATATGTTGAATATTTTCGGTGGCCAATGCTCCTAAATATGCGAGACAACAACCCTGAAGTCAGGCAAGCTGCTGCTTATGGCCTGGGTGTTATGGCACAGTTTGGTGGAGATGATTATCGTTCTTTATGTTCAGAAGCTGTTCCGCTGCTGGTAAAAGTTATTAAGTGTGCAAAttccaaaaccaaaaaaaatgtcATTGCTACAGAGAACTGTATCTCAGCAGTAGGGAAGATTTTGAGGTTTAAGCCTAACTGTGTAAATGTAGATGAAGTTCTTCCACATTGGTTGTCATGGCTTCCATTGCATGAGGATAAAGAGGAAGCTATTCAGACTTTGAGTTTTCTCTGTGACTTAATTGAAAGTAACCACCCCATTGTACTTGGTCCAAATAATTCCAATCTTCCAAAAATAATTAGTATAATTGCAGAAGGAAAAATTAATGAGACTATTAACTATGAAGATCCTTGTGCCAAACGCCTAGCTAATGTTGTACGTCAGGTACAGACTTCTGAAGAATTATGGTTGGAATGCATTTCCCATCTTGATGATGAGCAGCAGGAAGCCTTACAGGAATTGCTAAATTTTGCTTGA
- the RANBP6 gene encoding ran-binding protein 6 isoform X2, which produces MAASGSAGVPATVSGKQEFYQLLKNLINPSCMVRRQAEEIYENIPGLCKTTFLLDAVRNRRAGYEDPHPRVRAAACTTLGQMATDFAPNFQKKFHETVIAALLRTMENQGNQRVQSHAASALIIFIEDCPKSLLVLYLDSMVRNLHSILVIKLQELIRNGTKLALEQLVTTIASVADTIEEKFVPYYDIFMPSLKHTVELAVQKELKLLKGKTIECISHVGLAVGKEKFMQDASNVMQLLLKTQSDLNNMEDDDPQTSYMVSAWARMCKILGSDFQQYLPLVIEPLIKTASAKPDVALLDTQDVENMSDDDGWQFVNLGDQQSFGIKTSGLEAKATACQMLVYYAKELREGFVDYTEQVVKLMVPLLKFYFHDNVRVAAAESLPFLLECARIRGPEYLAQMWQYICDPLIKAIGTEPDTDVLSEIMNSFAKSIEVMGDGCLNDEHLEELGEILKAKLEGHFKNQELRQVKRQEENYDQQVEMSLQDEDECDVYILTKVSDILHSLFSTYKEKILPWFEQLLPLIVNLICSNRPWPDRQWGLCIFDDIIEHCSPTSFKYVEYFRWPMLLNMRDNNPEVRQAAAYGLGVMAQFGGDDYRSLCSEAVPLLVKVIKCANSKTKKNVIATENCISAVGKILRFKPNCVNVDEVLPHWLSWLPLHEDKEEAIQTLSFLCDLIESNHPIVLGPNNSNLPKIISIIAEGKINETINYEDPCAKRLANVVRQVQTSEELWLECISHLDDEQQEALQELLNFA; this is translated from the exons ATGGCGGCGTCCGGGTCTGCCGGAGTACCGGCGACCGTGTCGGGAAAGCAAGAGTTTTACCAGCTTCTGAAGAACCTGATCAATCCAAGCTGTATGGTGCGGCGGCAGGCAGAGGAAATCTATGAAAATATCCCAGGTCTGTGTAAGACTACATTCCTCTTAGATGCCGTCAGAAATAGAAGAGCGGGTTATGAG gATCCTCATCCAAGGGTGAGGGCAGCAGCCTGTACTACACTTGGACAGATGGCTACAGATTTTGCACCTAACTTCCAAAAGAAATTCCATGAAACTGTGATTGCAGCTCTGTTGCGTACTATGGAAAATCAAGGTAATCAGCGTGTACAGTCACATGCAGCTTCTgcacttattatttttattgaagactGCCCCAAATCATTGCTGGTTCTATATTTGGATAGTATGGTAAGAAATCTACATTCCATCTTGGTGATTAAACTTCAAGAGTTGATTCGAAATGGAACTAAGTTGGCCTTAGAACAGCTTGTGACAACCATTGCCTCAGTTGCAGATACAATAGAAGAAAAATTTGTACCATACTATGATATATTTATGCCCTCACTAAAGCATACTGTTGAGCTTGCTGTTCAAAAGGAACTCAAACTTCTGAAAGGAAAGACTATTGAATGCATTAGCCATGTTGGTCTTGCTGTTGGTAAGGAAAAATTTATGCAAGATGCATCAAATGTGATGCAGTTATTGTTGAAGACACAATCAGACTTAAATAATATGGAAGATGATGACCCTCAGACCTCTTACATGGTTTCAGCATGGGCTAGAATGTGTAAAATTCTTGGAAGTGATTTTCAACAGTACCTTCCACTGGTTATTGAGCCTCTTATTAAGACTGCTTCAGCTAAACCTGACGTTGCTCTCTTAGACACACAAGACGTGGAGAATATGAGTGATGATGATGGATGGCAATTTGTAAATCTTGGAGACCAGCAAAGTTTTGGAATTAAAACTTCAGGACTTGAAGCAAAAGCAACTGCTTGCCAGATGTTGGTTTATTATGCTAAGGAGTTAAGAGAAGGATTTGTGGACTATACAGAACAAGTTGTAAAACTGATGGTTCctttattgaaattttatttccatgACAATGTTCGAGTGGCAGCTGCAGAGTCCTTGCCTTTTCTCCTGGAATGTGCAAGAATTCGTGGGCCAGAGTACCTTGCACAGATGTGGCAATACATATGTGATCCCTTAATCAAGGCTATTGGGACGGAACCTGATACAGATGTACTCTCAGAAATAATGAATTCTTTTGCAAAATCCATTGAAGTAATGGGAGATGGGTGCCTTAATGATGAACACTTGGAAGAACTGGGAGAAATACTGAAAGCAAAACTTGAAGGGCACTTTAAAAACCAAGAACTAAGACAGGTTAAAAGACaggaagaaaactatgatcaaCAGGTTGAAATGTCTCTGCAAGATGAGGATGAATGTGATGTTTATATTCTGACCAAAGTATCAGATATTTTGCACTCATTATTTAGTACTTACAAGGAAAAGATTTTACCGTGGTTTGAACAGCTACTTCCATTAATTGTAAATCTAATTTGTTCTAATAGGCCATGGCCAGACAGACAGTGGGGATTGTGCATATTTGATGATATCATAGAGCACTGCAGTCCAACCTCATTTAAATATGTTGAATATTTTCGGTGGCCAATGCTCCTAAATATGCGAGACAACAACCCTGAAGTCAGGCAAGCTGCTGCTTATGGCCTGGGTGTTATGGCACAGTTTGGTGGAGATGATTATCGTTCTTTATGTTCAGAAGCTGTTCCGCTGCTGGTAAAAGTTATTAAGTGTGCAAAttccaaaaccaaaaaaaatgtcATTGCTACAGAGAACTGTATCTCAGCAGTAGGGAAGATTTTGAGGTTTAAGCCTAACTGTGTAAATGTAGATGAAGTTCTTCCACATTGGTTGTCATGGCTTCCATTGCATGAGGATAAAGAGGAAGCTATTCAGACTTTGAGTTTTCTCTGTGACTTAATTGAAAGTAACCACCCCATTGTACTTGGTCCAAATAATTCCAATCTTCCAAAAATAATTAGTATAATTGCAGAAGGAAAAATTAATGAGACTATTAACTATGAAGATCCTTGTGCCAAACGCCTAGCTAATGTTGTACGTCAGGTACAGACTTCTGAAGAATTATGGTTGGAATGCATTTCCCATCTTGATGATGAGCAGCAGGAAGCCTTACAGGAATTGCTAAATTTTGCTTGA